The genomic stretch aatgctgattaatatttttcttgaatatatccATATTTGGTAAAGTGGGAAAGGTGTGAGCTGGCAGCGAGTTCCATAGACGGCATGCCCTTGGTACGTAAGAGGATTGGTGAAGATGTGTGCGAGACCTGGGGATAGTCACACAGTATGGATGTGCAGTAGAGGAGGATCTTGTTGTCCTCAAACTAGCAAACACCGGGGGATGATCGAACCAATTTCCAACGATGGCTTGAAGAAgaaatgtctgtaaaatgtGCAGAGAGTAGCAACATCTCTTCTAAGCTCCAAGGGGTAAATACCAGCATTGATTGGGTCTTCAATGTTCAGAAGACGCAAGGCCTTCCGCTGAAGTCTGCATAGAATACTGAGAGCAGTATTGCCAGCTCCACTCCAAATGGGTGATGCATACTCCATGAGGGGTCGAATGTAGGCCTTGTAGATGGTAACTCTGGCCTTGAAGGGGAGAATTATACCCATTTCACAGAAAAGCCACCGTTCTTCCAATGTGCACTAAGTATAGACGAGCTAGTCTGTAACAAAGACTTGAACTGTGATAATAAGAAGTGCGGCCCTAAACTAACTCCTCATAACTGCCTCACTTTTGCAATAAGAGGAGGTGAAGCAAAAGGCTCTCATTTAAACGTTTGTTGTTATACGCACGGAAGCAAACACGTGGAAGCCAGTCATACTCTACCTGTTTATTCAGTAGTCAGTAGTAATATAAAGAAGATGGATGAGAAGACAAGTGAAAGGAACCCCTGGACCAGGCGTGGCAGGCAGTTTAAAGTCTGCGTTATGATTGAATGCAaccatcaggaaaaaaaaagagtgaaagcTACGGCCATGTAAACAAGGGTAAAGACATccaacacttcctgttcctccaAACTGGCATCATCGAACTTCTGCCGCCACGTCGGTTTTTATAGCTCCCTGCATCAACTTCAAAAAAACACACGAACGCAACACAGTGAGTCACAATCCATGTAGGCTGCGTGATTAGACTTGAAACCAAAGATGGAAATAGTACCTTATGTAGAcaggaaatactgtatataccgaCCAcatgggggcgggggtggacttaggaatgaaataaatacaagagCGGATCACATCTGAACATACAAGACGTCTGAATGCAGCGGTAGTCGTGGTCTCAGGAACGTTTTGGGTTTAATATTCACCCATATGCTTTTGTTAATAGAACTAGAACATCCTCTTTTCTTCTAAGCTCCAAGTTCATTACAGAACCTGCGAGAGAAAGCGGGGGAGCGAGGGTACATAAgttacaagggggggggggggggggggcgtgcgtATGGGGGGGGCCTTAGCAGGACACCTCCATGGTCTGGGGTCTGGCCTGGCGGTCGAGCCCCGCAGTGGCGCTGTTCTCCAGCAGGCTGTTCAGGTTCTGGCGGCTGCGGCTGCTTTCCATGGAGGTGATGcttgaggaggaggtggtgcgTGAGCGAGCCAGGCGAGTCATCCCGACAGAcggcactgggggggggggggacgacaAAAAAGTGTAAGGAAAGTATCCTATGGGGACGTTTGGATGGTCTGATCCAAAAGCGCTAACATTTAAGTGCTGTGCTAGGCATGCACACACGTCTTACACGTCGTATAACTATGGGGGGAGTGAGCTGAAAAAAAGGTCTGCATGTGTCCACGTATCACGACAACAAAATAAAGCACCATCAGTCCATGCAACAACAGAAAGCATGCTAAAGAAGAAGCTCAGCAGGTCTCCAACAATTGGATGAATGTGTGTCAAAGTTTGCCAGAAATCCTCCTCAACAGATAAACACGGAATTTCTGCATACTTTCTACATGACATTCATCCACCGTGGGGGGGTTGTGAGGCCATATGGCTTCAAAGCGGGCAGCTTCTTAAGACCCCGGGTACCTGATTCGTTGCTCAGATGACTGAGAAGAACATATGGAACTGGAGGCAAACATTCAAGAGGGAAAGAAAGAGGAAGAAAGGTTGAAAGTTTTTCCTTGTTTCAGTCCAACTCAGCATGCAGtagatgctttttttccacagggGGGGGTAAGGGGGCCGCAGAAAAACAcacgcccataaaaatgtaaaatgagaaGGTCACAATCAGGTCATTAAAGAGCCTCAGActaaagcagaggtagggaacctatggctcgggagccaggtagggctcttttgatgactgtatctggctctcaagcatttcttaccacaataaaaatgtatttttgctaaaattttaaagtaaacatcacagaaattactgttaaaaataatattaaaaatcaacaactttcttatgcattttaattcgtccatctattttctactgcaatacggccgaccatatctatctttcttgatgatattttccaggtcaaacaccaaaacttgattattactgggtaatgcggtagtctacctcggtcattgagatgtcaacatgtaaatataaactttcctcctttggtcaaatagtcacctagctaaagctgcagaaccaagccttctgacgaagatggccaaaagaatgaaatatactgagtatggtgcaaaattatgcagcagcagaagttgcattaatggcagcaagtatttgatttattattggacactgcgctgtatgctggccacaccccattggcgtggggtagtgtgcctggtctacgtaattagagcccattatatctaaaactgttggtcttacataaaaatgcacacattttattgcattcaatgtttaaaaaaatgtatatggctctcacagatacacattttaaaatatctggtcttcatggctcttgtagccaaaaaggttcccgacccctggactAAAGGATTGTGGTCTAAAAGTGACAACCCTAGTGTTGAACTCATCACGATGTTTTctgaaaactaaaaataaaaactttttttttttttaaagaatgacGAATGTGCGGAGGATCCACTGATTCCTGACTCAGTACTGGAAGTCCAGCAACCGAGCAAGAAAAGCCCAAGTACAAAGcgtccccccccgcccccctcccatgACTCCTTTCCTGCCATGCACGCAGCGCCATGGTGCTAAGGAGGTGAAAGCGGCTTTCGGGAGCACGCTGAGGTGTGTTCAGATTTATTTTCCACACTTTCCTCTGCATGGAAACGCTCTTTTTAATCTGGGCTAATCCTTCAGTGGCATTTACTCAACAGGAGGACTCGGTGGCCTTTAAAGCAAAGCGCCAAAGGGGGCCTCTCAcggttggggaggggggggcacaaCAAGTACATATTTTCGACCGAATGACACGGTGTCACAAGTTCACACCTGATTTGAACACGCCTCCGTGTGTTTAAAGTGGCGTCATGGGATCACATCTTATATTCCatagaaatgtacaaaaattatATACAATCATTTCATAAATGGACAACATTTTAGTCTTTTTCAGAAGATAAATGATAGCATTCTGTAGTCACCCTGGACAAGAATAGCGATATGGTGACGTAGAAACTATAGTTAACTATCGTTACCGCTTCTCATTTAGGCACCGCATCTCCATCCTTCCAGCAGGCAACATGGATTTATGAAGTTTGACAATAAGGTGAATTTATGGCCAGGAGCTCTGCAGCATAAGCTTCGTCACGTGACATTTCATCATGTACCCTCAACAACAACATCTGGTGCACTTGCACACTCGTCATGTGACAAAGTCCTACCAAGTACCCCCATATTGTCTTCACTGACGCCCTAAGACGGGTCTAATAGATCTGGGATTTACACAACGTAAATGTACATTTACCACGATAAAGTCCTACattgacaagaataaaagtTGGACttttaaaagaacaaaaatcggaaattgacaaaaacaaagtcatacatttacgaaaaaaaagtcaagtttcagagaataaattttacatttacagAAAAGTAATATTCCGAGtataaagttttaatttttttactactttatcatgactttattctcgtatatttatgataaaaaaagttgtacaattacaaaaaagtttaaatacataaataaataaataaatttacaagaaaaaagtcgtaaatttgagcgaaaaagtcatacatttacaagataaaaaaatcttaaatttacaagaacaaaatcataattttattaaaattagttgtaatattacgagaaaagtcaatttttttgtcaatattacgccaaaaagttgtacatttacaacacagagttgtaatattatgacaataaagtcataaatttataagTAAAAAAGTGGACATTAATGTGCTTTAGTCATGTAAGACATGGAGGCCTCTTTAACGGTGCACAGCaataagagagagagagcgagagcgagagagaaagaaaaagagagagagagagacacagcATTTCAGCCCCGCCTCACCTACAAAGAGTTAGCAGTGCTAGCAAACACTGCAGGGAGCAGAGAGGAAACCAGATTATTGTCTACTGGTGCTCGTTTACAGGACACGGCCATGACAGGCTGTGGCCGCAAATGCATCATCAGCACCAAGAGATATTATTATACACATCATTATTACTTTTGCAGTACAGGACATGATTACTTACTGTAGCCCATGCCCTGAACGAAGTACTTGAAGGCCTCAGCCAGTTTCCCCGGCTGTCAGAGAAGGTGTAAAGTCAAATTTAAGAAACGTGATGGATGTGCACGTCTGAAGGAGCAACAATACCCACCTGAACAACCTGGGGTAAGCCCCCACAGTCGGCCATCTAAGAGAAGAACATGGAGAAACATCATCAGTTGAAATGGAGTTCAATGGCTCCAGTAGAACGGAATGGAAGAACCGGCAACAATGACTGAGTCACCTTTAGCAGGGTGGTCTTGGTCGGATTTAACCTGGAATTGCACTCCACCTGAAAGAGCCATTACACCTTGTTCaactccaaagaaaaacaatcaagaGTGCTTCTCCTTCTAAAAGCCTCCTAGCTAACTAAGAGGGATGGAGTGCAAGGTTACCACGGCGTCCACAGCAGGTGACGTATCTCCAACTACCAGCAAAGCGGGGCACCTGGATGGACAGGTGGTGAGATGTTAACGAACCGCACCCTAATAAAGGCTTACGTGTTTGAAATAACGGCAGCCAGGCTTGCTTACGTCAGCGTTTTGACAGAGTGCTCGTTCAAACCCACCACCGGCCGCTCAATGTCCAGGTCCTGGCGACTGTTGGGCGTCAGAGCAACAACAACACGGATGAAAATGAGCTCCAATGAGCTCACCGGAACATGTGGTGATGATCTTACTATTGGTAGGAGCCGCAGAAGAGGGCCAGGTTGTCCTGGTTGATGTCTTGGGCGATGTGCAAACGGTAGGTCTGGATCAGTTCCTGGTTTTCGGTCAGCTCATCCTAGGGATGGAAAACAGCGATTGCACCGCTTTTATGTCGATAACGGACAGGATGAAAAGATGATTCGCTGTTGGCCAGATCTCGAAATGCAGATCTCATGGACCAAAACACCCAGGATGTGATAGCTTCAGGAATACACCAACTTTTGGAAAATGATaccaagcataactttcacctttttcctattttttttgcttttgtgatagCTGAAATATCTCAGAacaataatgttttgtttttttttacatcaaaataatatttatttaccatTTACTATTTAACATTTCCACATTCGGGACTGAACTGCGAGTGCGCAGACGTTCATATTTCCTTACAATACGtgaccttctgcacgctacactgcTCCGcgttcttccacttcctccttcctgtcctgTCATCCATGTTTTTCCCATCCAAGTtcacgttctccccgtgtttgGGTTTATAAAAACGTATGAACTCGTCTTTGGCATAGCGGTTACACCTTTTAAATGCACTtctcgggaagacctgggttggaatctccaccTGGggatccctgtgtggagtttgcatgcgtttccaaacccagctgggataggctccagcatagtccCGACTCTAACTTGGTATTGAATGGGTGAATGAACTGCAGTGAAAATAAAGTGTGTCGTTTCTAGTGAAGACAAAGAAATAAAAGCAGCCTGAACTCACAGTGCTAAAGTGGTGAGCCATGACGATGTCCACCAGGTTACTGGTCCATCCAGACAGCTGGGGGCGACAAGACACGGACAGTCGCTTAAGttcacaatgaaaaaaatacaagacaaCAAACCCTCCGCTTCTCCCTTTGTCCAGTGACATCCATAGTTAAGAGAATAAAAGAAGCATCCATAATTCTGCTTTCAGAGGACGGATCTGTTTAGCTTTACGGCCTATGAATAGCATAGGTAAGCAGTAAACATAGGTAAGCAGTAAGCATAGATAAGCAGTTAGCATAGGTAAGCAAGTAGCAGTACAATGGTGTGCAAAGAAAGACGGCACAGAGGATGGAAGGTAAATAATTGAAATGCTGCAAAGGGTACCGCGCTCGTACTGACTTTGGAAGCCGCCCAGTCGATCCAGCCTTCAGCACACGGGTCCACATTGATGAGCACCAGCCCTTCCACCAGGGTGGGATTGTTCAGCTGGAAAGAGACCACCCattagagcagaggtagggaacctatggctcgggagccaggtagggctcttttgatgactgtatctggctctcaagcatttcttaccacaataaaaatgcatttttgctaacattttaaagtaaaccatcacagaaatgactgttatgcattttaattcgtccatctatattctgctgcaatacagccaaccatatctatctttcctgatgatattttccaggtcaaacaccaaaacttgattattactgggtaatgctgtagtctacctcggtcattgagatgtcaaaaaaacatgtaaatgtaaactttcctcctttagtcaaatagctaaagctgcagaaccaagccttctggtgaagatggccaaaagaatgaaatatactgaatacggttcaaaactatgcagcagcagaagttgcattaatggcagcaagtatttgatttattattagacactgcgctgctcacgaaagtatgctgaccacaccccattggcgtggggtagtgtgcctggtctacgtaattagagcccattctatgtaaaactgttggtcttacataaaaatgcacacattttattgcattcaaaatgtatatggctctcacagatacacattttaaaatatctggccttcatggctctcttagccaaaaaggttcccgacccctgcattagaggaTGCCATTTGGCTGCAGCGCTGCTTCATACCTACGAGCTGCACCAGGGACCTCCGACACTAAGACGGGGTGCGGCCTCACTAAGTAATAATGCAGGAAGTAGCGCTCCGTGTGCGTGGCACGGAGCGATGCAGAGTGTGGGGTAGAAACTACACGCCATTTGCAACAAATCTGCCAGTTTGAACCAGGATTTCCCCTGCAAGATTAAACACTTGTAGTATCCTGCTACAAAGTCAAACTTACTGTAAACTCCCATGACGTTTCCACttacaaattatttataaaatgtgtattttgaacAACATGAAGCCGAACTGAAACTGTACTGCGTAGCTTGCAATGCTGGTAGAACCCAAAAGGCAACCATCAGCAGCACAAACCTCCTTGCGTCCATAAGATTCCTCCATCTTAAATGCTGGATAAGAGCGGAATACAAATGGCGTCCTGCCACAGCGGCCATGAATCCTCCACGGGAGAACTCCGTGTTCCAAGTCGGTTACAGCAAATAAATGTCAGAACCAATTTCCCTTCATTCGCTCTTTTCACAAGACAAGCGCAGCAACATTCCCTCACACTGGGTTTCTaacctgcacccccccccccccaaatctaCTGCACAGCTCTGCTTATGAACACACTTGCCACTCATTGCAGGGCTAAAGCGTGGAGCGTGGAAAGGAAGCACGGAGCCAACAAGGTGATTCATCAGCGAGACAGACTGTTAAGGACCATGCCGCCCTTGGGGGGGGCCGGCCCAGAGGAATAATGGGAGGTTTGGTGTCCAGCATAACGAAATGTGAGGCCTGGACAAGCGTCATCGATTACAGGGCGATGCAAAAGGAGGATCAATTGGGAAGAAAATGGCACTCACAGCAAAACGGCTGAGGACGTATGCGCCTGCTCCCACGCCGATGCCGATGACGCTGTTGACCCTGCGGGGAAACCACGGCTGGCGTAAGACCGAAGACCGTCACTCAATGAATGCATGCAATTATTGATCGGCTATCAAGGGGAGGGACGCTCACTTGAGCTGAGTCATCACAGACGGCAGCATCTCGGCCAACTCGTCCATGGTAGGATAGCGATAGCTGAGGACAGATGACATGCCATTGGATTGCTTCTTTACGTGCAAATGAATACAGGAAGTCCGGTTCatcataaatactgtatatagtactgtaataatactatatacacacacaggttGGGGAGTACAGACATGTACTTCCATTAGCAAATGAACTGCCAGCTCACGCCAGCCATAACATGTGATCTTAATTTTGGCACGCACCCGCTGGGGAAGGGGGGTGCCGCCTCCTGCTGTCCGGGTGCATCTACGTGAACCACTGCAAAGTGCTGCGTGATCTCCTGCATGTCCTCATAGTTAAACAGGGTGTTGAAGCAGGACTTGTCTGGGAAGGCGCAGGACAAAAATGAGTTCACACTAAAAACTAAATAGTTTGGTGAACGTTGTGTTGACTCACGATTGAGACCGATGTCGTGGTAGGTGAGGATGATGGGTCTGTTGCCCTTGGGAACGCCTCTCATCGTCACATGAAGAACGCCATGAGGAGTCTCAATGTCGTGCTCCTGCAGccgcagagagagagagaggggggggggggatttaagAAACAGAAAAGCTGCATGACGAGTTTTGTCACACATCTCATGACTGAATTATACCAAACAGcacaaacatttcattttagcCTGATAGCATTCATAACTATGTATATAGTACATTAACACGTCTGAATCCtttgagtttttatttatttttttatgttttaggGTCTCCCTGTCCGTCCGCCCCCCCATTTTAGCTTTTTGTGGCTCCAAAGAGAACCGTAGGACAAGCCCCAGAGTTTCATCCCCCTAAAATTTCAATGACAAGTCTGataacttttcaagttattttaaaCATAAAGAACCAGATCAACGGCGGTGAAAACATAACAGCCTTGACAGAGGTAATTAGTAATGAATTATTAAAGTGGATAATAGAGGTgatatatgtgtgtttattcAGAGCACCGATACAATCTTGGGCTGTGAAAGGTGACGAATACCATAGAatactgtagagcaggggtgctcattaagtcgatcgcgatctaccggtcgatcgcggaggtggtactggtcgatcgcggcgtgacattaaaaaaatatcatcccagcatcaatgccgtcacttgattgatatacagggcagccattcagatgacaactgaatgttgcccttcgggcgaccaatcaaatcaaacaacgtctctaagtgcagcagaacttacgatgtcagcctatcatccatccccgttacttgattgacatacaggacaaccagtcagatgacaactgaattttgacctttaggtcaccgctcatgcgtaaacaacgatgcaaagtgctaagctagtcggcgaattgcgtcagattttaagccctcgctaaagtttatggtcactaaaatgagtgaaggagctggaccaagtaaaaaggaaaaactggaccaagtaaaaaggcaaaaacatatcacttccatacggatatggaatattatacggatattatgatacggatattatccatgactgataaacatttggaagtgtgcttgaggctggctatcagcagctactgtccggactatgcatccctggctggttcaattcagtgcaagtcatcaaagtaaactcaggtaattacaaaaaatgttaatagttaattatgtgtgttttgcaatattggctcatttggttatgtaaggtacatcaacatacattgtacgtacaaataatcctcaatacatttgaaaataaatagatgttttgcatttttgtagtgggtagatcattttgactcggtcattttaaaagtagctcgcatgctgaaaaagtgtgagcacccctggtatagagcaTGTAATATGCTGATTCATAAGGTAGAGTGACATTCCACCTTGAGCGGAAACAAATGATGATTGTGTTTTCTAAACAGGATAAATAGTTGAAAAGTCCCATTGAACAAAAACTAATGCATTTGCATCTTTTGATAATCTCTGTTTAGGGATGCAAAGCAtgcccaaccccccccccactaaaaGGAAGAAGAatttaacatgaacacatttgaaAAGAGGGTTGAAAATGCAGAGCCCTTTCACAAGCATGACTCTGCAGAAAAAATGCTTTGCAGAGTCTCTGCAGAGGGCC from Doryrhamphus excisus isolate RoL2022-K1 chromosome 1, RoL_Dexc_1.0, whole genome shotgun sequence encodes the following:
- the ndrg3a gene encoding protein NDRG3a isoform X2, encoding MDELQDVQLTEIKPLLTNKNARNFQDFDCQEHDIETPHGVLHVTMRGVPKGNRPIILTYHDIGLNHKSCFNTLFNYEDMQEITQHFAVVHVDAPGQQEAAPPFPSGYRYPTMDELAEMLPSVMTQLKVNSVIGIGVGAGAYVLSRFALNNPTLVEGLVLINVDPCAEGWIDWAASKLSGWTSNLVDIVMAHHFSTDELTENQELIQTYRLHIAQDINQDNLALFCGSYQYRQDLDIERPVVGLNEHSVKTLTCPALLVVGDTSPAVDAVVECNSRLNPTKTTLLKMADCGGLPQVVQPGKLAEAFKYFVQGMGYMPSVGMTRLARSRTTSSSSITSMESSRSRQNLNSLLENSATAGLDRQARPQTMEVSC
- the ndrg3a gene encoding protein NDRG3a isoform X3, yielding MSAILDLDQIACSGNGVEHDIETPHGVLHVTMRGVPKGNRPIILTYHDIGLNHKSCFNTLFNYEDMQEITQHFAVVHVDAPGQQEAAPPFPSGYRYPTMDELAEMLPSVMTQLKVNSVIGIGVGAGAYVLSRFALNNPTLVEGLVLINVDPCAEGWIDWAASKLSGWTSNLVDIVMAHHFSTDELTENQELIQTYRLHIAQDINQDNLALFCGSYQYRQDLDIERPVVGLNEHSVKTLTCPALLVVGDTSPAVDAVVECNSRLNPTKTTLLKMADCGGLPQVVQPGKLAEAFKYFVQGMGYIPYVLLSHLSNESVPSVGMTRLARSRTTSSSSITSMESSRSRQNLNSLLENSATAGLDRQARPQTMEVSC
- the ndrg3a gene encoding protein NDRG3a isoform X1; its protein translation is MDELQDVQLTEIKPLLTNKNARNFQDFDCQEHDIETPHGVLHVTMRGVPKGNRPIILTYHDIGLNHKSCFNTLFNYEDMQEITQHFAVVHVDAPGQQEAAPPFPSGYRYPTMDELAEMLPSVMTQLKVNSVIGIGVGAGAYVLSRFALNNPTLVEGLVLINVDPCAEGWIDWAASKLSGWTSNLVDIVMAHHFSTDELTENQELIQTYRLHIAQDINQDNLALFCGSYQYRQDLDIERPVVGLNEHSVKTLTCPALLVVGDTSPAVDAVVECNSRLNPTKTTLLKMADCGGLPQVVQPGKLAEAFKYFVQGMGYIPYVLLSHLSNESVPSVGMTRLARSRTTSSSSITSMESSRSRQNLNSLLENSATAGLDRQARPQTMEVSC